A DNA window from Brassica napus cultivar Da-Ae chromosome C1, Da-Ae, whole genome shotgun sequence contains the following coding sequences:
- the LOC106394246 gene encoding uncharacterized protein LOC106394246 — protein sequence MVTLMLAEKNDELLIKNHNSRPTAAKAFSKVNAMAVENSERRNQTNRGRGRRFNNKRGKTYNPKWKRSNKWVRSEQLPKGKKTQEDTTQKRETICYKCGCKGHWSRTCRTPPHLCKLYQESMKGKAKEVNLTENFEGTSYLEASDFANELD from the coding sequence ATGGTTAcgctcatgttggctgaaaaaAACGATGAACTACTAatcaaaaaccacaattcccgacCTACGGCAGCCAAGGCATTCTCTAAAGTGAATGCTATGGCGGTAGAAAATTCGGAAAGGAGAAACCAGACTAACCGAGGTCGTGGTCgccgtttcaacaacaaacgtggaaaaacTTACAATCCCAAGTGGAAGagatctaacaaatgggttagatctgaacaacTTCCTAAGGGTAAAAAAACTCAAGAGGATACCACCCAGAAGCGTGAGACTATATGTTACAAatgtggatgtaaaggacattggtctcgtacctgtcgtactcctcCACATCTctgcaagttatatcaagagtccatGAAAGGCAAAGCTAAAGAAGTGAATCTCACAGAAAACTTTGAAGGGACATCATACCTCGAAGCCTCTGATTTcgcaaatgagctggactaA
- the LOC106395466 gene encoding cysteine proteinase inhibitor 4-like: MMKSLICFSLILLPLISVVEAFPGDGELVSIKDVSARNIREVAKYAIDEHNSESDDNLVFVKIIEGKWQVRSAILIYDLTIAAKNEGGATKNYKTVVMESGRDKILYSFNEL; encoded by the coding sequence atgatgaagtccTTGATTTGTTTCTCGCTCATCCTCCTCCCTCTCATCTCCGTTGTGGAAGCGTTTCCCGGTGACGGTGAGCTTGTGTCAATCAAAGATGTCTCGGCTCGAAACATTAGAGAGGTCGCCAAGTATGCGATTGATGAGCATAACTCGGAATCGGATGATAATCTTGTGTTCGTTAAGATCATCGAGGGAAAGTGGCAAGTGCGCTCCGCGATATTAATATACGATCTGACCATCGCGGCTAAGAATGAGGGTGGTGCGACCAAGAACTACAAGACTGTCGTGATGGAATCTGGGAGGGACAAGATCCTTTACTCATTCAATGAGCTGTAA